One window from the genome of Nicotiana tomentosiformis chromosome 5, ASM39032v3, whole genome shotgun sequence encodes:
- the LOC138892874 gene encoding uncharacterized protein, translating to MAAPPNFEEGQSTYRPPRFNGQYYGWWKTRMHDFIMTEDSELWYVICDGPFVPMKTIEEPEVSVPKTRKEYNDADRKAVEKNFRAKKILVCGIGPDKYNRISACQSAKEIWEALQTAHEGTTQVKQSKIDMLTTKYELFRMKDDESI from the coding sequence atggctgctccaccaaactttgaagaaggtcaatcaacctacagaccaccaCGATTTAATGGAcaatactatggatggtggaagacaaggatgcatgattttatcatgaCTGAAGACTCAGAACTTTGGTATGTCATCTGCGATGGTCCTTTTGTTCCTATGAAGACCATTGAAGAACCAGAAGTGTCAGTTCCTAAGACTAGGAAAGAATACAACGATGCTGACAGAAAGGCTGTAGAAAAGAACTTCCGAGCCAAAAAGATCCTCGTCTGTGGTATTGGACCAGACAAATATAACCGGATTTCTGCCTGCCAATCTGCCAAGGAGATTTGGGAGGCTCTCCAAACAGCACACGAAGGGACTACTCAAGTCAAACAGTCGAAGATTGATATGCTAACCACTAAGTATGAGCTATTCAGGATGAAGGACGATGAATCCATTTAG
- the LOC138892875 gene encoding secreted RxLR effector protein 161-like: MYRGIIGSLLYLTGSRPDIVFSMGLCARFLSNPKESHLKVEKRIMRYLKGTHDLVLYYPSGDNFDLIGYADADYAGYMVDRKNTSDMAYFLGLCLISWGTRKQNSVVFSTVETEYVAAASCCAQLLWIKQQLEDFETML, translated from the coding sequence ATGTATAGAGGCATTATTGGGTCACTTCTGTATCTCACAGGAAGTAGACCAGACATTGTTTTCAGTATGGGACTCTGTGCCAGGTTTCTATCCAATCCAAAAGAGTCTCATCTGAAGGTTGAAAAGAGAATTAtgaggtatctcaaaggaacgcaTGACTTGGTTCTCTATTATCCCTCAGGAGATAACTTTGACTTGATAGGGTATGCTGATGCTGACTATGCTGGTTATATGGTGGATAGGAAAAACACTTCGGATATGGCATATTTTCTGGGTTTGTGTCTAATCTCATGGGGCACAAGAAAACAAAACTCAGTGGTCTTTTCAACTGTTGAAACTGAGTATGTGGCAGCTGCCTCTTGCTGTGCTCAACTGTTGTGGATCAAGCAGCAGCTAGAAGATTTCGAGACAATGTTGTGA
- the LOC138892876 gene encoding uncharacterized protein: MEILKQIQVNIPLIDALREMPGYAKMMKDLMSRKFDFQDLATVTLTQTCSAVVTRPIDEKLSDLGSFTIPCTIGSYAFAKALCHLGASINFMPLAIYKRLGIGRARPTYMLLQLADRMVKRPSGILDDVLVQVGKFVFPENFVILDCRVDEEISIILGRPFLATRRALTDFETGELKMRLNDEKLTFNGQKSMRQPSEFANCSLIEVVDLILDEEDEARNAKVPLTTCLMNIEEIDGEDLAKWVLALEGQGYWKRELEFEPLHLEERKTPPAKPSIVDPPQLELKLLPSHLRYAFLGPSSTLPVIISSGLLDVQVEQLLQVLKECKAAIGLTIADIKGIIPTFCMHKILLEDGHKPSREYQRRLNPNMKEVVEK, encoded by the coding sequence atggagataTTGAAGCAAATCCAGGTGAACATTCCACTGATTGACGCCTTGAGGGAGATGCCTgggtatgcaaaaatgatgaaggacttgatgtctcgcaagttcgactttcaagacttggccacTGTTACACTAACTCAGACATGCAGTGCTGTCGTGACGAGACCCATAGATGAGAAGTTGTCCGACCtagggagtttcacaatcccatgcacaataggcagttatgcttttgctaaagcattgtgtcatttgggggcaagcataaattttatgcccttggctatctataaaaggttaggcattggaagagcaagacCCACATATATGTTACTACAGCTAGCCGACCGAATGGTGAAGAGGCCATCAGGTATACTTGATGATGTACTGGTGCAGGTTGGAAAGTTTGTGTTTCCGGAaaattttgtcattttggactgcCGGGTCGACGAGGAGATttccataattttgggaaggccattcttggccactAGGAGAGCTCTAACTGATTTTGAAACTGGAGAGCTAAAGATGAGACTGAACGATGAAAAGTTAACGTTCAATGGGCAAAAGTCTATGCGGCAACCAAGTgaatttgctaactgctctctgaTAGAAGTTGTGGATCTGATTTTGGATGAGGAAGATGAGGCTCGGAATGCTAAAGTCCCTCTAACTACCTGCCTGATGAACATAGAAGagatagatggtgaggacttggcAAAGTGGGTTTtggctcttgaaggccaaggatactggaaaagagagctcgaattcgagcctttacacttagaagaaagaaagactcctccagctaagccatcaaTTGTTGATCCACCACAGTTAGAGCTAAAACTGTTACCatctcacctcaggtatgctttcttagGACCTAGTTCGACATtgcctgttattatctcatccggtttgttagatgtgcaggtagaacaacttttgcaggttcTAAAGGAGTGCAAGGCTGCAATTGGGTTGACCATTGCAGATATAAAGGGTATCATCCCAACgttttgtatgcataagattttattggaagatgggcacaaaccttccagagaatatcaaagaaggttgaaccccaacatgaaagaagtggtggAGAAataa
- the LOC138892877 gene encoding uncharacterized protein has translation MGPFVSSYNNKYILVVVDYVSKWVEAMALPTNDAKGFISFLRKNIFTQFGTPRAIISDGGTHFCNRAFAKLLEKYGICHKVATPYHPQTSVQVEVSNREIKSVLTKIVNATRTDWAKKWMMHYGPTALYSKL, from the coding sequence atgggaccatttgtcagCTCATATAACAACAAGTACATACTGGTAGTTGTGGACTATGTATCGAAATGGGTAGAAGCCATGGCACTCCcaacaaatgatgcaaagggaTTTATTAGTTTTCTAAGAAAGAATATCTTTACCCAATTTGGTACTCCAAGAGCGATCATCAGTGATGGAGGCACCCACTTCTGCAACAGGGCCTTTGCAAAGTTGTTGGAGAAATATGGAATTTGCCATAAGGTCGCCACTCCGTATCACCCACAAACAAGTGTGCAAGTGGAGGTGTCAAACAGAGAAATCAAGAGTGTTTTGACTAAAATTGTAAATGCTACTCGAACAGATTGGGCGAAAAAatggatgatgcactatgggcctaCCGCACTATATTCAAAACTCTGA